From the genome of Solanum lycopersicum chromosome 12, SLM_r2.1:
catgaGAAACCAGGAGGTATCACTTAAGatatcgatattcctacttggaagttggATTTGATCGATATTGATTtaatcacagggttacctcgtactcgcaaatagcatgactcaatttgggtgatagtttataggatgactaagtGTTCTCATTTTTTGgtggtcaagactacatattcggcagaggactatgccaagcttttaCCTTACTTAAATTGTTAGGTTTCATGGGGTTTCATTGTccatcatctcagatagaggtccttagtttacctctcatttctataagtcatttcaaaaagaataatgtACTCAAGTTAACCATGGTACAGCATGTCATCCTCAGACGGATGGGCAGGAAAAGCGTACtattcaaaaattgaaaaatattttgagagcttgtgtgatcgatttcaaaggtagttggaaTGATCACCTTCCTCATATTGATTTTGCCTACAATAATggctaccattccagcattcagatggccccttatgaggctttatatggtcGTAAATGTAGACCTCCTGTTGGTTGGGttgaagtaggtgaagaagCTTTGATAGGtccagattcagtcctttatgctatggagaacgTTAAACTCATTATCaatagacttaagacagcccaaagtcatgaaaaatcttatgcagatgtaaggagaagggaactagagttccaagttgatgattgggtttttctgaaagtctcacctatgaaagtggtgatgagatttggaaagaaaaggaagatTAGTCCTAGATATGttggcccttacaagatcttgaaaaggattgtCAAGGTGGCATATAAGTTAGAGTTGCGAGcaaaattagcagcagtgcattcggtcttccacatctcactcttgatgAAGTTCGTGGGTGACCCAGCCTCTATaatgccattagagagtgttgcggtgaaagatagtctttcttatgaggatgtaccagttgagaatCTTGACAGttaggttagaaggttgagattTAAAcaagtcgcttcagtcaaggttttgtggaggagtcagtccgtagagggaaCTACTTgagaagcagaagcagccataaAAGCCGagtatccttacctttttcATTCTTATTCCACTCTATCTTTAGGTAATAATCCTCTTCAGGTTTACAGTCATTCATGTgtaaattcagttttagaatcatgtGTCCTCAATTTATACTTTCATTTGTAGCGTAATTGCAAGTACTCAGaactcagttctcagtgtttagtagtggggtttgcaTCTATCCCTCTATTtaagctagtttagtcttcattcgaggaccaATGTTCCCAAAGGGGatataatgtaacaccccgtagctaaaacagaccaaaaattagtttttcagaaaaatctgcaggtgctaccaacggtAGCATCGATGGATCGTAGCCTGAAccatggtccgtcctgcacaacagTCGATAGGATCAGACACTCCCAAAagtttcagcctagaaaaaagGTCCGTAGTTTGTGACCGtagatcaagactcccttcaaccactcttcgacaagagctatggatgaccaacatggttcgtaggtggacctacggtccgtaggtggaaaatttgcagctaGTTAAAGGGAAATttagttgggtcaacttaaaataaacataactcttagcaaaaaatgaattaggtcttccatgacctacccacagatagataattgaattatcgtTCCAAATCAACCGACCTTgataaaatcagacctccgagtaaacaTTTATGTCAATTTTAGTAAAGGACTATCGAATAGACCCTCATGATgaacccaacgacggggcgtcgggctcacgacggaccatcagtcCAAGCCATCTTCAGGCCCGACAGCaaccttcccaggggtctttttgacctttccaacgccgtttaaacc
Proteins encoded in this window:
- the LOC138340219 gene encoding uncharacterized protein → MAPYEALYGRKCRPPVGWVEVGEEALIGPDSVLYAMENVKLIINRLKTAQSHEKSYADVRRRELEFQVDDWVFLKVSPMKVVMRFGKKRKISPRYVGPYKILKRIVKVAYKLELRAKLAAVHSVFHISLLMKFVGDPASIMPLESVAVKDSLSYEDVPVENLDS